One region of Drosophila teissieri strain GT53w chromosome 2L, Prin_Dtei_1.1, whole genome shotgun sequence genomic DNA includes:
- the LOC122622075 gene encoding uncharacterized protein LOC122622075 — MEQINEDIWINILKYLPMCDQFSLTQVNENICSYVKYQWGHLKTVTLYREDLEFLDRNRKLMQECLGGWSATVEHLNLQGASCDLLRKWTEYSFAHLRTLDCRMDYNLEEADEETLLLTKLFPLLTKLSLHSSTTGRHLWHWRHLKELDLTWCEYLDPDHFQEIFGSLQLTKLTMLYYGYNVNLGEKVVDITRCTMLEELHLDDHHLLGDFLPRLLNLPHFRRLAFYTRDYYEFILSSVAKHKPLKVQSLLFNDSFWSSERVAHSILHMTNLRRLVLQEDDIDSQQLHTICHKLPNLEELHLLAMRKVPSPSHLWNSVGHCHLLRILNLSSTKLSSQSVDLKNPYLSKVLLNRRIPLTLHLHNTGLDPSKVLRDFDCAALKISFEPIHLNIWSSRFVEIEFSPDS, encoded by the exons ATGGAGCAAATAAACGAAGATATATGGATAAACATACTAAAGTACCTGCCGATGTGCGATCAGTTTTCGCTGACCCAAGTCAACGAGAATATATGCTCCTACGTGAAGTATCAATGGGGTCACCTCAAAACAGTGACCCTGTACCGCGAGGATCTGGAATTTCTGGACCGGAATAGGA AACTGATGCAGGAATGTCTGGGCGGCTGGTCGGCAACGGTGGAGCATCTGAATCTGCAAGGTGCCAGCTGTGATTTGCTTAGGAAGTGGACCGAGTACAGCTTTGCCCACCTCCGAACGCTGGACTGCCGCATGGACTACAATCTCGAGGAGGCGGACGAGGAGACCCTTCTGCTAACCAAGTTGTTTCCGCTGCTGACCAAGCTGTCACTCCATAGCAGCACCACAGGTCGTCATTTGTGGCACTGGAGGCATCTGAAGGAGTTGGATCTCACCTGGTGTGAGTATCTGGACCCGGATCACTTCCAGGAGATCTTTGGCAGCTTGCAGCTGACCAAGCTGACTATGCTCTACTACGGATACAACGTGAACCTGGGCGAAAAGGTTGTGGACATAACCCGGTGTACCATGCTTGAGGAGCTGCACCTCGACGACCACCATTTGTTGGGCGATTTCCTGCCCCGACTGTTGAATCTGCCGCACTTCCGCCGCTTGGCGTTCTACACGCGGGACTACTATGAGTTCATACTCAGTTCGGTGGCCAAGCACAAGCCGCTGAAGGTGCAATCGCTTCTGTTCAACGACTCCTTCTGGAGCAGTGAACGGGTGGCGCACAGTATACTGCATATGACCAATCTACGCCGGCTGGTCCTGCAGGAGGATGACATCGACTCGCAGCAGCTGCACACCATCTGccacaaattgccaaatttgGAGGAGCTGCACCTTCTGGCAATGCGCAAAGTTCCCTCTCCCAGCCATCTGTGGAACTCCGTAGGTCACTGCCACCTTCTTAGGATCCTTAATCTATCGTCTACCAAGCTGAGCAGCCAGTCGGTGGATCTCAAAAACCCCTACCTGTCAAAGGTTCTGCTCAATCGCAGGATTCCGCTGACCCTGCATCTCCACAACACTGGATTGGATCCTAGTAAA GTTCTGCGGGATTTCGATTGTGCTGCTCTAAAAATCTCCTTTGAGCCCATCCATTTGAATATCTGGAGTTCCCGATTTGTGGAGATCGAATTCAGTCCAGACTCGTAG
- the LOC122622088 gene encoding uncharacterized protein LOC122622088: protein MDRTYVEEFIHKIRRILNCGLSEADELKYKLFEVQKELDEANDFIAEIKFELDSVDILALQNQWLRDELLKLKAEEVGVIHRDWDEDPATRKERRSHRQQVSVGMVSPQLECPRQEQRYGRKLD, encoded by the exons ATGGATCGGACATATGTGGAGGAGTTCATACATAAAATACGGCGGATTCTGAATTGCGGACTTAGTGAGGCCGACGAACTAAAGTATAAATTGTTCGAGGTTCAAAAGGAACTAGATGAAGCTAATGACTTTATTGCCGAAATAAAATTCGAATTGGATAGT GTTGATATACTGGCCCTCCAGAATCAGTGGCTACGCGATGAATTGTTGAAGCTGAAGGCCGAGGAGGTGGGTGTGATTCATAGGGACTGGGATGAGGATCCAGCAACGCGAAAGGAGCGTCGCAGCCATCGACAGCAAGTTTCGGTCGGAATGGTGTCCCCTCAGCTCGAATGCCCTCGCCAAGAGCAGCGATACGGACGCAAACTGGATTAA
- the LOC122622096 gene encoding diuretic hormone class 2 isoform X1, which translates to MTNRCTCFALAFLLFCLLAISSIEAAPMPRYQSNGGYGGAGYNELEEVPDDLLMELMTRFGRTIIRARNDLENSKRTVDFGLARGYSGTQEAKHRMGLAAANFAGGPGRRRRSETDV; encoded by the exons ATGACAAACCGATGCACTTGCTTCGCCTTGGCCTTCCTCCTCTTCTGCCTCCTGGCCATCTCCAGCATCGAGGCAGCTCCGATGCCCAGGTA CCAATCCAATGGAGGATACGGTGGCGCTGGCTACAACGAACTGGAGGAGGTGCCCGACGACTTGCTCATGGAGCTGATGACTCGCTTCGGGCGCACCATCATACGGGCCCGCAACGATCTGGAGAA CTCCAAGCGAACCGTGGACTTTGGCCTGGCCCGCGGATATTCGGGCACCCAGGAGGCGAAACATCGCATGGGTCTGGCTGCAGCCAACTTTGCCGGAGGACCCGGGCGGAGGCGGCGATCCGAGACCGATGTCTAA
- the LOC122622096 gene encoding diuretic hormone class 2 isoform X2, with product MTNRCTCFALAFLLFCLLAISSIEAAPMPSQSNGGYGGAGYNELEEVPDDLLMELMTRFGRTIIRARNDLENSKRTVDFGLARGYSGTQEAKHRMGLAAANFAGGPGRRRRSETDV from the exons ATGACAAACCGATGCACTTGCTTCGCCTTGGCCTTCCTCCTCTTCTGCCTCCTGGCCATCTCCAGCATCGAGGCAGCTCCGATGCCCAG CCAATCCAATGGAGGATACGGTGGCGCTGGCTACAACGAACTGGAGGAGGTGCCCGACGACTTGCTCATGGAGCTGATGACTCGCTTCGGGCGCACCATCATACGGGCCCGCAACGATCTGGAGAA CTCCAAGCGAACCGTGGACTTTGGCCTGGCCCGCGGATATTCGGGCACCCAGGAGGCGAAACATCGCATGGGTCTGGCTGCAGCCAACTTTGCCGGAGGACCCGGGCGGAGGCGGCGATCCGAGACCGATGTCTAA
- the LOC122622082 gene encoding lysosomal aspartic protease gives MWKPIAVVVLLVALASAELHRVPILKEQNFVKTRQNVLAEKSYLRTKYQLPSLRTVDEEQLSNSMNMAYYGAISIGTPAQSFKVLFDSGSSNLWVPSNTCQSDACQTHSQYDSSASSSYVANGESFSIQYGTGSLTGYLSTDTVDVNGLSIESQTFAESTSEPGTNFNDANFDGILGMAYESLAVDGVAPPFYNMVSQDLVDSSVFSFYLARDGTSTSGGELILGGSDSSLYSGSLTYVPISEQGYWQFTMDGSSVDGESLCDDCQAIADTGTSLIVAPYNAYITLSEILNVGNEGYLDCSTVSSLPDVTFNIGGTDFVLEPSAYIIQSDGNCMSAFEYMGTDFWILGDVFIGQYYTEFDLGNNRIGFAPVA, from the coding sequence ATGTGGAAACCCATCGCAGTAGTAGTGCTCCTGGTGGCCTTGGCCAGCGCGGAGCTGCACCGCGTGCCGATCCTCAAGGAGCAGAACTTTGTGAAGACGCGCCAGAATGTGCTGGCCGAGAAGTCGTATCTGCGCACCAAGTACCAGCTGCCCAGCCTGCGCACCGTGGATGAGGAGCAGCTGTCCAACTCGATGAACATGGCCTACTACGGAGCCATCAGCATCGGCACTCCCGCCCAGAGCTTCAAGGTTCTGTTCGACTCGGGCTCCTCCAATCTCTGGGTGCCCTCGAACACCTGCCAGAGCGATGCCTGCCAGACGCACAGCCAGTACGACTCCAGTGCCAGCTCCAGCTACGTGGCCAACGGCGAGTCCTTCTCCATCCAGTATGGCACTGGCAGCCTCACCGGCTACCTGTCCACCGATACCGTCGACGTCAATGGCCTGAGCATCGAGAGCCAGACCTTTGCCGAGTCCACCAGCGAGCCGGGCACCAACTTCAACGACGCCAACTTCGATGGCATCCTGGGCATGGCCTATGAGTCCCTGGCCGTGGATGGCGTGGCTCCGCCGTTCTACAACATGGTGTCCCAGGATCTGGTCGACAGCTCCGTGTTCTCGTTCTATCTGGCCCGCGATGGCACCTCCACTTCCGGTGGCGAGCTGATCCTCGGTGGCTCCGATTCGTCCCTGTACTCTGGCTCGCTGACCTACGTGCCCATCTCGGAGCAGGGCTACTGGCAGTTCACCATGGACGGATCCTCCGTCGATGGGGAGTCTCTGTGCGATGACTGCCAGGCTATTGCCGATACCGGCACCTCCCTCATCGTGGCTCCCTACAACGCCTACATCACGCTCTCCGAGATCCTGAACGTGGGCAATGAGGGCTACCTGGACTGCTCCACCGTCAGCTCTCTGCCCGATGTCACCTTCAACATCGGTGGCACCGACTTCGTGCTGGAGCCCTCGGCCTACATCATCCAGTCGGATGGCAACTGCATGTCCGCCTTCGAGTACATGGGCACCGACTTCTGGATCCTGGGCGATGTCTTCATTGGCCAGTACTACACCGAGTTCGACTTGGGCAACAACCGCATTGGCTTCGCCCCAGTCGCCTAA